GACCGGCGCGGCGAGCACACAGAGCACTGTGATGTCGGTGCAGCCCCGGTCGGCCAGCAGCCGGCAGGAGTGCTCCAGCGAACCACCGGTGGCCAGCATCGGGTCGAGCACCAGCACCGGCTTGCCGGCCAGTTCCCGGGGCAGCGACTCCATGTACGCGCGCGGCTCGTACGTCTCCTCGTCCCGGGCCAGGCCGACGAAGCCCATCGAGGACTCGGGCAGCAGGCCGAGCGCGGCGTCCGCCATGCCCAGGCCGGCCCGCAGCACCGGCACCAGCAGCGGCGGGTTGGCCAGCCGGGTGCCGACGGTGCCGGTGACCGGCGTCTGCACCGGGTACCGCTCGACGGGGAAGGAGCGTGCCGCCTCGTACACCAGCATGGTGGTCAGTTCGTGCAGCGCCGCCCGGAACGTCGAGGAATCGGTGCGCGCGTCCCGCATGGCGGTCAGCCGTGACTGCGCCA
Above is a window of Micromonospora coriariae DNA encoding:
- the upp gene encoding uracil phosphoribosyltransferase, which translates into the protein MDVHVIDHPLAQSRLTAMRDARTDSSTFRAALHELTTMLVYEAARSFPVERYPVQTPVTGTVGTRLANPPLLVPVLRAGLGMADAALGLLPESSMGFVGLARDEETYEPRAYMESLPRELAGKPVLVLDPMLATGGSLEHSCRLLADRGCTDITVLCVLAAPVGIERLERSGLPLRLVTASIDEGLNDRMFIVPGLGDAGDRQFGGMPRF